A section of the Amycolatopsis sp. AA4 genome encodes:
- a CDS encoding VOC family protein — protein MTAKFKDLALDALDHQAQADWWCRVLGYVRRSPPGGSPPPPEWPVAIVDPAGEGPLIWLNPVPERKTVKNRMHLDVWGDPGELAAAGARMVAERGEEREWHVMADPEGNEFCVFER, from the coding sequence ATGACCGCGAAGTTCAAGGATCTGGCATTGGACGCACTCGACCACCAGGCCCAGGCCGACTGGTGGTGCCGGGTGCTCGGGTATGTCCGCCGGAGTCCGCCGGGAGGAAGCCCGCCGCCGCCGGAGTGGCCGGTGGCGATCGTCGACCCGGCTGGCGAGGGTCCGTTGATCTGGCTGAACCCGGTGCCGGAGCGCAAGACGGTGAAGAACCGGATGCACCTGGACGTGTGGGGAGACCCGGGCGAGCTGGCCGCGGCCGGGGCTCGGATGGTGGCGGAGCGGGGCGAGGAGCGGGAGTGGCACGTGATGGCGGATCCGGAGGGGAATGAGTTTTGCGTCTTTGAGCGGTGA
- a CDS encoding Lrp/AsnC family transcriptional regulator → MRTPDLDQLDLAILSCLQTDARTIAEVIGSKVGLSAAAVQRRIKRLREAGVIEKEVAVLSPAALGLDMTFVVMVEMERESLAVLDGFRAQVLADDCVQQCYYVTGTADFVLVVTCPDMAAFENFARRMFFDNPNVRHFTTSVAMDRVKVGLTLPLS, encoded by the coding sequence GTGCGCACTCCCGACCTGGACCAGCTCGACCTCGCCATCCTCTCCTGCCTGCAGACCGACGCCCGCACGATCGCCGAGGTCATCGGGTCCAAAGTGGGCCTGTCCGCCGCGGCCGTGCAGCGGCGGATCAAACGGCTGCGCGAAGCCGGAGTGATCGAGAAGGAGGTCGCGGTGCTGTCGCCCGCCGCGCTCGGGCTGGACATGACGTTCGTCGTCATGGTCGAGATGGAGCGCGAGAGCCTGGCGGTGCTCGACGGTTTCCGCGCCCAGGTCCTCGCCGACGACTGCGTGCAGCAGTGCTACTACGTCACCGGCACCGCGGACTTCGTCCTCGTGGTCACCTGCCCGGACATGGCGGCGTTCGAGAATTTCGCGCGGCGGATGTTCTTCGACAACCCCAACGTCCGGCATTTCACCACGAGCGTGGCGATGGACCGGGTGAAAGTGGGCCTCACGCTGCCGCTTTCCTGA
- the hisC gene encoding histidinol-phosphate transaminase: MPSLAPRPDLDSLPKYVPGRTIEGAVKLASNEVPGGPLPSVQAAITAAVTGVNRYPDNGSQALRERLSRRLDVPAERLAIGCGSVSLCQQMIQALCGPGDEVLFGWRSFEAYPIVVQVALATGVKVPLTPEHGLDLDAMLARITDRTKLVFVCNPNNPTGTVLHRDEIERFLEAVPPHVLVVLDEAYKEFVTDPEVPDGVDFTRTHSNVAVLRTFSKAYGLAGLRVGYAVAPEPIAQALQQVYVAFSVNSIAQVAAIASLDAEDELLARCQEIISERTRVRDALLEMGYEIPPTQANFVWFPLGERTAAFAEHMLDRKLIVRPFAGEGARVTIGTPEENDLMLAAAKEFQAI, from the coding sequence ATGCCGTCCCTCGCCCCCCGCCCTGACCTCGATTCGTTGCCGAAGTACGTCCCTGGCCGAACGATCGAAGGGGCTGTCAAGCTCGCGAGCAATGAGGTGCCCGGCGGTCCGCTGCCGAGCGTCCAGGCGGCGATCACGGCTGCGGTAACCGGAGTGAACCGGTACCCGGACAACGGATCCCAGGCCCTGCGCGAGCGGCTTTCGCGGCGGCTGGACGTGCCCGCCGAACGGCTCGCGATCGGCTGCGGGTCGGTTTCGCTGTGCCAGCAGATGATCCAGGCGCTGTGCGGTCCCGGCGACGAGGTGCTGTTCGGCTGGCGGTCGTTCGAGGCCTACCCGATCGTGGTCCAGGTGGCGCTCGCGACGGGCGTGAAAGTCCCCCTCACGCCGGAGCACGGGCTGGACCTCGACGCGATGCTGGCGCGGATCACCGACCGCACCAAGCTGGTCTTCGTCTGCAACCCGAACAACCCGACCGGCACGGTGCTGCACCGGGACGAGATCGAGCGGTTCCTGGAAGCGGTGCCGCCGCACGTGCTCGTGGTGCTGGACGAGGCGTACAAGGAATTCGTCACCGACCCCGAGGTGCCGGACGGCGTCGACTTCACGCGGACCCACAGCAATGTGGCAGTGCTGCGCACGTTCTCGAAGGCGTACGGGCTGGCCGGGTTGCGCGTCGGCTACGCGGTGGCCCCGGAGCCGATCGCGCAGGCGCTGCAGCAGGTGTACGTGGCGTTCTCGGTGAACAGCATCGCGCAGGTCGCCGCGATCGCGTCGCTTGACGCGGAGGACGAACTGCTCGCCCGGTGCCAGGAAATCATCTCCGAACGCACCCGCGTGCGGGACGCGTTGCTGGAGATGGGCTACGAAATCCCGCCGACCCAGGCGAACTTCGTGTGGTTCCCGCTCGGCGAGCGCACGGCGGCCTTCGCCGAGCACATGCTGGACCGGAAGCTGATCGTGCGCCCGTTCGCTGGCGAGGGCGCGCGCGTGACGATCGGGACGCCGGAGGAGAACGACCTGATGCTGGCCGCGGCCAAGGAATTCCAGGCTATTTGA
- a CDS encoding SsgA family sporulation/cell division regulator, whose translation MHTTDAVHQTQFVLLNESTTPVLSRLSFHVSEPYAVTVAFRTERGRWIEWTFARELLVAGLDEPTGIGDVRIRPDLSEDEALLTLEIESPDGYASFELERADLEAFLESSYELVPFGAESEYFDIDGLIEEISNV comes from the coding sequence GTGCACACCACCGACGCCGTACACCAGACCCAGTTCGTACTGCTGAACGAGAGCACTACGCCGGTGCTGTCCCGTCTCTCCTTCCACGTGTCGGAGCCGTACGCGGTCACCGTGGCGTTCCGGACCGAACGCGGCCGGTGGATCGAGTGGACGTTCGCCCGCGAATTGCTCGTGGCCGGGCTGGACGAGCCCACCGGCATCGGCGACGTGCGGATCCGCCCCGACCTGTCCGAGGACGAGGCCCTGCTGACGCTGGAAATCGAATCGCCCGACGGCTACGCGTCGTTCGAGCTGGAGCGCGCCGACCTCGAGGCGTTCCTCGAATCTTCCTACGAGCTGGTGCCGTTCGGCGCCGAGAGCGAGTACTTCGACATCGACGGGCTGATCGAGGAGATCAGCAACGTGTGA
- a CDS encoding AAA family ATPase has product MRVLVTGMSGVGKSSLLAELSRRGYRTVDTDYGGYTRDGLWDEDRIAALLATPEPLFVSGTVSNQVLFYPRFTDIVLLSTPREVLIERLATRSGNPYGKHPDELAETLRYLDEVEPLLRSSATFEVVTTVPVAEVADAVVRRVG; this is encoded by the coding sequence GTGCGGGTGCTGGTGACCGGGATGTCCGGCGTGGGCAAAAGCAGCCTGCTCGCAGAACTTTCCCGGCGCGGGTACCGCACGGTCGACACCGATTACGGCGGTTACACCCGCGACGGACTCTGGGACGAAGACCGGATCGCCGCGTTGTTGGCGACGCCGGAGCCGTTGTTCGTGTCCGGCACGGTCTCGAACCAGGTGCTGTTCTATCCGCGCTTCACGGACATCGTGTTGCTCAGCACGCCGCGCGAGGTGCTGATCGAGCGACTGGCGACGCGGAGCGGCAATCCGTACGGGAAGCACCCGGACGAACTTGCCGAGACGTTGCGGTACCTGGACGAGGTGGAGCCGTTGCTGCGCTCGTCGGCGACGTTCGAGGTGGTGACCACGGTGCCGGTGGCCGAGGTCGCCGACGCGGTCGTGCGCCGGGTCGGTTAG
- a CDS encoding FadR/GntR family transcriptional regulator yields the protein MGGVAHESEQVWSATVDHLRTMIDSGELPPGSRLPAERALCEQLGISRGSLRQALRVLDSIGYVQIRAGSGTYVREQGTAESPLSSWFSEHEQLVEKLFDLRATVEPTLAERLAEQHTPRVVQRLADNVAEMEEAAAAGDMLRVIATDAEFHRVIAGNAGNDDVADLLRSVLALVGEERRAALRLPGQIRKAVAEHRAILDAISRSDAAAAREITLKHLLDAKTYAHDYASS from the coding sequence ATGGGCGGCGTGGCCCACGAATCCGAGCAGGTCTGGAGCGCCACGGTCGACCATCTGCGCACGATGATCGACTCGGGCGAACTCCCGCCGGGCTCGCGCCTGCCCGCGGAACGCGCGCTGTGCGAGCAGCTCGGCATCAGCCGCGGGTCGTTGCGGCAGGCGTTGCGCGTCCTGGATTCGATCGGTTACGTCCAGATCCGCGCCGGGTCGGGCACCTACGTCCGCGAGCAGGGCACCGCTGAAAGCCCGCTGAGCAGCTGGTTTTCCGAGCACGAGCAGCTGGTGGAAAAACTCTTCGACCTCCGCGCGACCGTCGAGCCGACCCTCGCCGAGCGGCTCGCGGAGCAGCACACGCCGCGCGTCGTGCAGCGGCTCGCGGACAACGTCGCGGAGATGGAAGAGGCCGCGGCGGCCGGAGACATGCTGCGGGTCATCGCGACCGACGCCGAGTTCCATCGGGTGATCGCCGGCAACGCGGGCAACGACGACGTCGCGGACCTGCTCCGTTCAGTGCTCGCCCTGGTCGGCGAGGAACGCCGCGCCGCGCTGCGGTTGCCTGGCCAGATCCGGAAGGCCGTGGCCGAGCATCGCGCGATCCTCGACGCCATCAGCCGTTCGGACGCGGCGGCCGCCCGCGAGATCACGCTCAAACATTTGCTGGACGCGAAAACCTACGCCCACGACTACGCGTCTTCCTGA
- a CDS encoding S1 family peptidase — protein MKAIRFLGAATAAAAVTAIFAGVPAATAAPLNPDMVPAMQRDLGLTHSQALARLANEEAANKVGAALENSLGERFSGTSFNAATGKAVVSVTDAALVDQVRAAGAEAQVVRFSARQLDSTVQTLNAHEKAAPKSVTGWGIDTAANRISLTVLKGQRGAAEQFVRESGVDGSAVTVTETSAVPKAHYNVLGGDAYYIGSSSRCSVGFSVNGGFLTAGHCAALTGGGALSGYNRVAMGQFSTYRFPGADYAAARVNSNWTPVGQINNGTRVAGSTEAAVGASVCKSGSTTGWTCGTIRAKNQTVRYQEGTVTGMVLTNARSDHGDSGGSFISGNQAQGMVSGGDTVNSYYYPVNVALSATGTTLVRG, from the coding sequence ATGAAAGCCATCAGATTCCTCGGCGCCGCAACCGCAGCCGCGGCGGTGACGGCGATCTTCGCCGGCGTCCCGGCCGCGACCGCCGCGCCGCTCAACCCCGACATGGTCCCGGCGATGCAGCGCGACCTCGGCCTGACCCACAGCCAGGCACTCGCCCGGCTCGCGAACGAGGAGGCGGCGAACAAGGTCGGCGCGGCACTGGAGAATTCTCTCGGCGAACGCTTCAGCGGCACGAGCTTCAACGCGGCCACCGGCAAGGCCGTCGTCTCGGTGACCGACGCGGCGCTCGTCGACCAGGTGCGCGCGGCCGGCGCCGAGGCGCAGGTCGTCCGGTTCAGCGCCCGGCAGCTCGACTCGACCGTGCAGACGCTCAACGCCCACGAGAAGGCCGCGCCGAAGTCGGTCACCGGATGGGGCATCGACACCGCGGCCAACCGGATCAGCCTGACTGTCCTCAAGGGACAGCGCGGCGCGGCGGAGCAGTTCGTCCGGGAGTCCGGTGTGGACGGTTCCGCGGTGACCGTGACGGAGACCTCGGCCGTGCCGAAGGCGCACTACAACGTGCTCGGCGGGGATGCCTATTACATCGGCAGCTCGTCGCGCTGCTCTGTCGGATTCTCGGTGAACGGCGGCTTCCTGACCGCGGGCCACTGCGCCGCACTCACCGGCGGCGGCGCGCTGTCCGGCTACAACCGGGTCGCGATGGGCCAGTTCTCCACCTATCGCTTTCCCGGCGCGGACTACGCGGCCGCGCGGGTCAACAGCAACTGGACCCCGGTCGGCCAGATCAACAACGGCACGCGCGTCGCCGGTTCCACCGAGGCCGCCGTCGGCGCTTCGGTGTGCAAGTCCGGTTCCACCACCGGCTGGACCTGCGGCACGATCCGCGCCAAGAACCAGACGGTGCGTTACCAGGAGGGCACCGTGACCGGCATGGTGCTCACCAACGCCCGGTCCGACCACGGCGACTCCGGCGGTTCGTTCATCAGCGGGAACCAGGCACAGGGCATGGTTTCCGGCGGCGACACCGTCAACAGCTACTACTACCCGGTGAACGTCGCGCTGTCGGCGACGGGCACGACGCTCGTCCGCGGCTGA
- a CDS encoding sulfite exporter TauE/SafE family protein — MTWWHAVVIFIAGMWAGTINTVVGSGTLVTFPVLVALGYPPVTATTSNAVGLAPGTVSGAYGYRHELVGYWPQVVRFAVASFFGAIGGTVLLLTLPKDAFEKVVPVLVGLAVVLVIVQPKVSKWVQKRREANGREHHAGPLLFGLLFVIGIYGGYFTAAQGVMMMAVMGMLLSEPLQRLNGVKNVLSAVVNIVAGAIYAFVAPVSWPVIGLLALGSTIGGQLGAKIGRKLPPTVLRGVIVVIGLAAVVQLVLK; from the coding sequence ATGACCTGGTGGCATGCCGTCGTCATCTTCATCGCTGGGATGTGGGCCGGGACGATCAACACGGTGGTCGGGTCCGGGACGCTCGTGACCTTTCCGGTGCTGGTCGCGCTGGGGTATCCGCCGGTGACGGCTACGACGTCGAACGCGGTCGGGCTCGCGCCGGGGACCGTCAGCGGGGCGTACGGCTACCGGCACGAGCTGGTCGGGTACTGGCCGCAGGTGGTGCGGTTCGCGGTCGCCTCGTTCTTCGGGGCTATCGGCGGCACCGTGCTGCTCCTGACGCTGCCCAAGGACGCCTTCGAGAAGGTCGTGCCGGTGCTCGTCGGGCTCGCCGTCGTGCTCGTGATCGTTCAGCCGAAGGTGTCGAAGTGGGTGCAGAAGCGCCGCGAGGCCAACGGGCGCGAGCATCACGCCGGGCCGTTGCTGTTCGGGCTGCTCTTCGTCATCGGGATCTACGGCGGCTACTTCACCGCCGCGCAGGGCGTGATGATGATGGCCGTCATGGGCATGCTGCTGTCCGAACCGTTGCAGCGGCTCAACGGCGTCAAAAACGTGCTGTCCGCGGTCGTGAACATCGTCGCCGGCGCGATTTACGCGTTCGTGGCTCCGGTGAGCTGGCCGGTGATCGGCCTGCTCGCGCTCGGGTCCACGATCGGCGGGCAGCTCGGGGCCAAGATCGGCCGCAAGCTGCCGCCCACCGTGTTGCGCGGCGTGATCGTCGTGATCGGGCTCGCCGCGGTCGTGCAGCTGGTCCTCAAATAG
- a CDS encoding VOC family protein: MAKRLQIAIDCAEPERLADFWAEALGYAVEDPPSGASSWAEFSRSVGDGAEAWCAAADPDGLGPRLLFHRVPEPKRGKNRLHLDVRIGAAERAAIEAETARLVARGARQVHTIEDESGCFAVLQDPEGNEFCVC; the protein is encoded by the coding sequence ATGGCGAAGCGCTTGCAGATCGCGATCGACTGTGCGGAACCGGAGCGGCTCGCGGACTTCTGGGCCGAGGCGCTGGGGTACGCGGTCGAGGATCCGCCCTCCGGTGCGTCGAGCTGGGCCGAGTTCTCGCGCTCGGTCGGGGACGGCGCGGAGGCGTGGTGCGCGGCGGCCGACCCGGACGGGCTCGGGCCTCGGTTGCTGTTCCATCGCGTGCCTGAGCCAAAACGCGGCAAGAACCGGCTGCACCTGGACGTGCGGATCGGTGCGGCGGAGCGAGCCGCGATCGAGGCCGAGACAGCGCGGTTGGTCGCGCGCGGTGCGCGGCAGGTGCACACGATCGAGGACGAGAGCGGGTGTTTCGCGGTGCTGCAGGATCCGGAGGGGAACGAGTTCTGCGTGTGCTGA
- a CDS encoding dienelactone hydrolase family protein has translation MTSTTTVDYQRTDGSVLRLTFAEPDGALRGGLVVLHEGEGVTDGVLLLVKSLAGEGWLTVTPHIESGEQLTQRDLLDATDRTLDWLTDRGVDADLRGVVGFDLGGTAALVVASHRKFGAAVSVGGQAVAELPKLLEIAGRVTSPWLGMYGDAGDEAGEAQVEQLREAAATAKVATNVVRYPGANHRFDADPSAAEDAWQRTLDWFDAHLR, from the coding sequence ATGACGTCGACGACCACCGTGGATTACCAGCGTACCGACGGCAGCGTCCTCCGCCTCACCTTCGCCGAGCCCGACGGCGCGCTCCGCGGCGGCCTCGTGGTCCTGCACGAGGGCGAGGGAGTGACCGACGGCGTTCTGCTGCTGGTCAAGAGCCTGGCCGGCGAGGGCTGGCTCACCGTCACCCCGCACATCGAGTCCGGCGAACAGCTCACTCAGCGCGACCTGCTCGACGCCACCGACCGCACGCTCGACTGGCTCACCGACCGGGGCGTCGACGCCGACCTGCGCGGCGTCGTCGGCTTCGACCTCGGCGGCACGGCGGCGCTGGTAGTCGCCTCGCACCGCAAGTTCGGCGCGGCGGTGAGCGTCGGCGGACAGGCGGTGGCGGAGCTGCCGAAGCTGCTGGAAATCGCCGGCCGCGTGACCAGCCCGTGGCTCGGCATGTACGGCGACGCCGGCGACGAGGCGGGCGAGGCCCAGGTGGAGCAGCTGCGCGAGGCCGCGGCGACGGCGAAAGTCGCGACGAACGTCGTGCGCTATCCGGGCGCGAACCACCGCTTCGACGCCGACCCCAGCGCGGCCGAAGACGCTTGGCAACGCACCCTCGACTGGTTCGACGCCCACCTCCGCTGA
- a CDS encoding class I SAM-dependent methyltransferase, whose amino-acid sequence MEKVHFTEEKATNLGTLYGRALDARRKNPILGDTAADEAVKKIDYDFRKLGVNENSAVSVAIRARAIDERAAKWLAEHPEAIVVHLGCGMDTRVYRLDPPPSVTWFDVDYPEVVDVRGRIYPERPGYTMIGSSVTDFDWLDQVPGDREALIVAEGLTMYLTAESGTELVRRLVGKFPSGRIVVDFFSSLGVKAQMINPVVRRAGATLHWGIDDPHELERYGLRLVSSVDATDWADDEAVAKIPAASRLALRASALFPVIRKMGRIGEWDF is encoded by the coding sequence GTGGAGAAAGTGCACTTCACCGAGGAAAAGGCGACCAACCTGGGCACGCTGTACGGCCGCGCGCTCGACGCTCGCCGGAAAAACCCGATTCTCGGCGACACCGCGGCCGACGAAGCGGTCAAGAAGATCGACTATGACTTCCGCAAGCTCGGCGTCAACGAAAACTCCGCGGTCTCCGTCGCGATCCGGGCGCGCGCCATCGACGAGCGGGCCGCCAAATGGCTCGCCGAACACCCCGAAGCGATCGTCGTGCACCTCGGCTGCGGAATGGACACCCGCGTCTACCGGCTCGACCCGCCGCCCTCGGTCACGTGGTTCGACGTGGACTATCCCGAGGTCGTCGACGTGCGCGGCCGGATCTACCCGGAACGGCCCGGGTACACCATGATCGGCTCGTCCGTCACCGATTTCGACTGGCTCGACCAGGTTCCCGGCGACCGCGAGGCGCTGATCGTGGCCGAGGGGCTCACGATGTACCTCACCGCGGAGTCCGGCACCGAACTGGTCCGCAGGCTCGTCGGCAAGTTCCCGTCCGGCCGGATCGTGGTCGATTTCTTCAGCTCGCTCGGCGTCAAGGCACAGATGATCAACCCGGTCGTCCGCCGCGCGGGCGCGACTTTGCATTGGGGCATCGACGATCCGCACGAACTGGAGCGCTACGGCCTCCGCCTGGTGTCCAGTGTGGACGCGACCGACTGGGCAGACGACGAGGCCGTCGCGAAGATCCCCGCCGCGTCCCGGCTGGCCTTGCGCGCGTCGGCGCTGTTCCCGGTGATCCGGAAGATGGGCCGGATCGGCGAGTGGGATTTCTGA
- a CDS encoding beta-ketoacyl-ACP synthase III — MSAVRSCHRAAVIAGIGGALPEHVVTNHEIAARLDTSDEWIRTRTGIRERRRVAPGQSTVDLAEEAGRAALGPDGHADAVVLASSTADQLCPATAPQVAARLGLGTVPALDVNAVCSGFIYALATAAGFIAGGMAERVLVIGADVFTSLVDPDDRTTVPIFGDGGGAVLLRAGEPGERGALGPFDLHSEGELAKLLWVEAGGAAQRVPENPKDRFLVMQGTAVFRQACARMAESSRAVLEQAGWMVGDVDRFVGHQANIRILQATAKQLGMPADAVVSNIDRVGNTSAASIPLALADAVADGTLTPGHRVLLTAFGAGLTWGSTVLTWPELP; from the coding sequence ATGAGTGCTGTCCGGTCGTGCCATCGCGCTGCCGTCATCGCCGGAATCGGCGGTGCGCTGCCCGAGCACGTGGTGACGAACCACGAGATCGCGGCCCGCCTGGACACGAGCGACGAGTGGATCCGCACCCGCACCGGGATCCGGGAGCGCCGCCGGGTCGCGCCCGGCCAGTCCACAGTGGACCTCGCCGAGGAAGCGGGGCGAGCGGCGCTCGGCCCGGACGGGCACGCGGACGCGGTCGTGCTCGCCAGCTCCACCGCCGACCAGCTGTGCCCGGCCACCGCGCCGCAGGTGGCGGCCCGGCTCGGCCTCGGCACCGTGCCCGCGCTCGACGTCAACGCGGTGTGCAGCGGCTTCATCTACGCGCTCGCGACCGCCGCCGGGTTCATCGCCGGCGGGATGGCCGAGCGCGTGCTGGTGATCGGCGCGGACGTCTTCACCTCGCTGGTCGACCCGGACGACCGCACGACGGTGCCGATCTTCGGCGACGGCGGCGGCGCGGTCCTGCTGCGCGCGGGCGAGCCCGGCGAACGCGGCGCGCTCGGCCCGTTCGACCTGCACAGCGAGGGCGAACTGGCGAAGCTGCTGTGGGTCGAGGCGGGCGGCGCGGCGCAGCGGGTGCCGGAGAACCCGAAGGACCGGTTCCTGGTCATGCAGGGCACGGCCGTGTTCCGGCAGGCGTGCGCGCGGATGGCGGAATCCTCGCGCGCGGTGCTGGAGCAGGCGGGCTGGATGGTCGGCGACGTCGACCGGTTCGTCGGGCACCAGGCGAACATCCGCATCCTGCAGGCGACCGCGAAGCAGCTCGGCATGCCCGCGGACGCGGTGGTGTCGAACATCGACCGGGTCGGCAACACCAGCGCGGCGTCGATCCCGCTCGCGCTCGCGGACGCGGTCGCCGACGGGACGCTGACGCCCGGGCACCGCGTGCTGCTGACGGCGTTCGGGGCCGGGCTGACCTGGGGTTCGACGGTGCTGACCTGGCCCGAGCTGCCGTGA
- a CDS encoding adenylate/guanylate cyclase domain-containing protein: MIAGRFRLVLRTSLGFAALGVGSSVAGAGVVALLLLLQGLPADVDDRGWVLGVTAAGVVALALIVGTLWTAYLQRRTVVWFTIGRPPTADEAKRALRLPFDMAVVSGTLWLIGALALGILAGLLGSIGDAAGIALTIGLGGLTTVGLTYLAAEWVARPVMTMALDVLPPRGALPVTVLTRLVVTWVLASGVPLIGVLLVTTPPDLGRHGNPTASLIVLSVTGLTTGAIGTALLSRAVAAPLHRLRIALDAIARGRKDVHVDVDDSSEIGMLQTSVNDLAAGLREQDRMRDLFGRHVGTDVARHALEYGASLSGDVREVTALFVDVVDSTALASRTPPQELVEKLNRFFASVVSAVDARGGLVNKFQGDAALCVFGAPTRLSDSPTMALAAARAIRDAVLSEGELDLGIGVATGQVFAGQLGASSRLEYTVIGDAVNEAARLTEHAKAVPSRVLASETTVKSALGGEREHWRLHGELHLRGRHRETRTWTT; this comes from the coding sequence ATGATCGCGGGGAGGTTCCGGCTGGTTCTGCGCACCAGTCTGGGCTTCGCCGCGCTCGGCGTCGGCTCGAGTGTCGCCGGGGCGGGCGTCGTCGCGTTGCTGCTGCTCTTGCAGGGGTTGCCGGCGGACGTCGACGACCGAGGCTGGGTGCTCGGCGTCACCGCGGCGGGGGTGGTCGCGCTCGCCCTGATCGTCGGCACGCTCTGGACCGCTTATCTGCAGCGCCGCACCGTGGTGTGGTTCACGATCGGCCGCCCGCCGACCGCGGACGAAGCGAAGCGCGCGCTGCGGCTGCCCTTCGACATGGCAGTGGTGAGCGGCACCCTCTGGCTGATCGGCGCGCTCGCGCTGGGCATCCTGGCCGGGCTCCTCGGCTCGATCGGCGACGCGGCGGGCATCGCGCTCACCATCGGGCTCGGCGGCCTGACCACGGTCGGCCTCACGTATCTGGCCGCGGAATGGGTCGCGCGGCCGGTGATGACGATGGCGCTCGACGTCCTCCCGCCGCGCGGCGCGCTGCCAGTCACCGTGCTGACCCGGCTGGTCGTCACCTGGGTGCTGGCCAGCGGCGTACCGCTGATCGGCGTGCTGCTGGTGACCACGCCGCCCGATCTCGGCCGCCACGGCAACCCGACGGCAAGCCTGATCGTGCTGTCCGTGACCGGCCTGACCACCGGCGCGATCGGCACCGCTCTCCTGTCCCGCGCGGTCGCCGCGCCGCTGCACCGGCTGCGGATCGCGCTGGACGCGATCGCGCGCGGACGCAAGGACGTGCACGTCGACGTGGACGATTCCAGCGAGATCGGGATGCTGCAGACGTCGGTCAACGACCTCGCCGCCGGCCTGCGCGAACAGGACCGGATGCGCGACCTCTTCGGCCGCCACGTCGGCACCGACGTCGCCCGGCACGCGCTCGAATACGGCGCTTCGCTCTCCGGTGATGTCCGCGAGGTCACCGCGCTGTTCGTGGACGTCGTGGACTCGACGGCGCTCGCGTCGCGCACTCCGCCGCAGGAACTGGTCGAGAAGCTGAACCGGTTTTTCGCGAGCGTGGTGTCCGCGGTGGACGCTCGGGGCGGCCTGGTCAACAAGTTCCAGGGTGACGCCGCGCTGTGCGTGTTCGGCGCGCCGACCCGGCTGTCCGACAGCCCGACGATGGCGCTCGCCGCGGCCCGCGCGATTCGCGACGCGGTGCTCTCGGAAGGCGAGCTGGACCTGGGGATCGGCGTGGCGACCGGACAGGTCTTCGCCGGGCAACTCGGTGCGTCGAGCCGCCTGGAGTACACGGTGATCGGCGACGCGGTGAACGAGGCCGCGCGGCTCACCGAACACGCGAAAGCCGTGCCGTCGCGGGTGCTCGCCAGCGAAACGACGGTGAAATCTGCGCTGGGCGGCGAACGGGAACATTGGCGGCTGCACGGCGAACTCCACCTCCGCGGCCGCCACCGCGAGACCCGGACCTGGACGACCTAG
- a CDS encoding FBP domain-containing protein, producing MQPLDPAEIRASFVNCSRGEAKSVTLPADIPWEKRDFLGWRDAKAPGRAYLVVPHGDEVIGLSLRAAPSPKSRLRSNICAFCTTTHPLADIALFTARLAGKAGRDGNTVGTYLCSDLACSAYLRGERKPAVPQPKETLTEEEAVERMNEKISRFVARVLETR from the coding sequence ATGCAACCGCTCGACCCCGCCGAGATCCGCGCCTCGTTCGTCAACTGTTCCCGCGGGGAAGCCAAATCCGTCACACTGCCCGCGGACATCCCGTGGGAGAAGCGCGACTTCCTCGGCTGGCGCGACGCGAAGGCACCCGGCCGGGCATATCTCGTGGTCCCGCACGGCGACGAGGTGATCGGCCTGTCGCTGCGCGCCGCGCCGTCGCCGAAGTCTCGGCTGCGCAGCAACATCTGCGCGTTCTGCACCACGACGCATCCGCTCGCCGACATCGCGTTGTTCACCGCGCGGCTGGCCGGAAAAGCCGGTCGCGACGGCAACACGGTGGGCACGTATTTGTGCTCCGACCTGGCGTGCAGCGCGTACTTGCGCGGCGAGCGCAAGCCCGCGGTGCCGCAGCCGAAGGAGACGCTCACGGAGGAGGAAGCCGTGGAGCGGATGAACGAAAAGATCAGCCGGTTCGTGGCGCGGGTGCTGGAAACCCGGTAA